From Xyrauchen texanus isolate HMW12.3.18 chromosome 9, RBS_HiC_50CHRs, whole genome shotgun sequence, the proteins below share one genomic window:
- the LOC127649259 gene encoding uncharacterized protein LOC127649259 has protein sequence MTDNFALVDPDSDTEIRPMVTACISEMKDKQLTSDRFQRFSYWKSLQRAIASLIHVACSSRSTNESDTCSGWHLCSKAHNVSELLRAKNVIIRSVQKESFGKEIKTLSMGGNISSKVPLSKLNPFLDEDGLLRVGGRLKLADLSYPEKNPVILPGKHHVSALLIRHYHECVEHQGRIFTEGAIRAAGLWLIGGKRCISSILHACVTCRKLRGKLEMQKMSDLPPERLSVSPPFTYTVLDVFGPWTVVARSARGGQAHSKCWAVLFTCMSTRAVHIEVIMSMDSSSCINALRRFFAIRGPAKQLHSDCGTNFIGACNKLEFHKVIKETKVQRYNNNEGCTWVFNPPHSSHMGGVWERMIGLARRILDSMLMREGHSNLSDEVLCTLMAEVTAIINSRPLVPVSMDADSPLILTPAMLLTQKAGSPPPAGNFSEKDIYKRQWRQVQSLANQFWCRWKQEYLQTLQVRHKWQDPYPNIQGGDIVLLKDNKVARNEWPMALVTSVFPGQDGKV, from the coding sequence ATGACAGATAACTTTGCGCTTGTGGACCCAGATTCAGATACAGAAATCAGGCCAATGGTGACAGCTTGCATCTCAGAAATGAAGGATAAACAACTCACCTCTGACAGGTTTCAGAGATTCTCCTATTGGAAATCCTTACAAAGAGCCATTGCATCGCTCATCCATGTAGCTTGCTCTTCTAGATCCACCAATGAATCCGATACATGCAGCGGTTGGCATCTTTGTTCAAAAGCACACAATGTAAGTGAGCTGTTAAGAGCCAAGAATGTGATAATCCGCTCTGTGCAAAAGGAATCATTCGGTAAGGAGATTAAAACACTCTCTATGGGAGGAAACATAAGCAGCAAAGTTCCACTCTCAAAACTGAATCCTTTCTTAGATGAGGACGGCCTACTCAGAGTCGGAGGCAGATTAAAACTGGCAGATTTAAGCTACCCAGAAAAAAACCCAGTCATATTACCTGGCAAGCATCACGTTTCTGCATTACTCATAAGGCACTACCATGAATGCGTCGAGCACCAAGGCCGCATATTTACAGAGGGGGCCATTCGTGCTGCTGGATTATGGCTTATTGGAGGCAAGAGATGCATAAGCAGTATTCTTCATGCATGTGTAACCTGTCGTAAACTTCGTGGTAAACTAGAAATGCAGAAAATGTCAGACTTGCCACCAGAACGACTAAGTGTGTCACCACCGTTTACTTACACTGTATTAGATGTCTTTGGCCCTTGGACAGTGGTAGCTCGCAGCGCAAGAGGAGGTCAAGCTCACAGTAAATGCTGGGCGGTGCTTTTCACCTGCATGAGCACCCGTGCAGTTCACATtgaagtcattatgtctatggactCTTCGAGTTGTATCAATGCACTTCGCAGGTTTTTCGCGATCCGTGGCCCTGCAAAACAACTGCACTCTGATTGTGGAACTAATTTCATTGGCGCTTGCAACAAGCTTGAATTCCACAAAGTGATTAAGGAAACAAAGGTGCAAAGATACAACAATAACGAAGGATGCACATGGGTTTTCAACCCACCACACTCCTCCCATATGGGAGGCGTATGGGAGCGGATGATTGGTCTGGCTCGTAGAATTCTTGACTCAATGCTGATGCGGGAAGGACACTCTAACCTCTCTGATGAAGTGCTTTGTACACTTATGGCAGAAGTGACAGCCATTATTAACAGTAGACCTCTAGTACCTGTTTCTATGGATGCAGACTCACCCTTGATACTTACCCCTGCAATGCTCTTAACACAAAAAGCAGGTTCTCCACCTCCAGCAGGAAACTTCTCCGAAAAGGACATCTACAAACGCCAATGGCGGCAAGTACAGAGCCTAGCCAACCAATTCTGGTGTCGCTGGAAACAGGAATATCTGCAAACACTGCAAGTTCGTCACAAATGGCAGGATCCATACCCAAACATCCAGGGGGGTGACATAGTACTACTTAAGGACAATAAAGTAGCCCGAAATGAATGGCCTATGGCACTTGTCACAAGTGTTTTCCCTGGTCAAGATGGAAAGGTTTGA